The Gadus chalcogrammus isolate NIFS_2021 chromosome 16, NIFS_Gcha_1.0, whole genome shotgun sequence DNA window TGgctgtctccacacacacacacacacacacacacacacacacacacacacacacacacacacacacacacacacacacacacacacacacacacacacacacacacacacacacacacacttgaacattTCTTTACATCTATGTGACTTttctaaaacatattttcaacctcactatATCATCTGAAGGATCtgcattttctagtttcaaATGATATTAGTATCAAATAgggtaaaatattttttacctTAAATGATTTGACAGTGTTTAAAGGACATAGCAGGACATTGGAACTATATTACACCAAATTACTTTTACTATTTGATACTTAAGTTAATTTGAAGCaggtacttttatacttttactgaAGTCGACGTTTCAAGGGAGTATTTCCACTTTTACTGTAGTAATATTTTGCACATGTCTcaacttttactcaagtacgtGGTCTGAGTACTTTGTCCACCACTGTAGGTAACTAACCCAGACAAGCTTTTCTGAACTTGATTCTGTTTTTGGGACAGGGATATTCAGAGCTGGAGAACTACGGCGCAGCTGTCGAGCATGGATGACTTGGATGTCACAACACTGTCTGTGTTACAAGGTAAAATGTATTTGGTTTATATAAAGTATTAGTGGGTGCATGCTAATCTAACTGTGTAGGCTAGATAAGAGTAAACGAGTCCATGAGTGCGGGCTCTGTTGGCATCGTGGAGGAACGTGCATCTTATTTGCAGAGATAGCAAACTTAGCTAGCCTACTTTGTGTAGTACTGGGGATGATTAGTTGCATCCGTTATCTACGACTTGCATCAAAAGTAGCTAGTCCACCTGGCTGTCAGTCAAAAAATAGTACCACTCGGTAACGTACCGGAGATCAAAATAATAAGCTGACAGATTTTGCGTTCTAGCAAAAATGTACCCATATCAGCTTCTGAGCAATATTTTCTGTAGGTTTCATTATATTATCTGTGTGTCACAATCAACAGCTTTCTCAGCAATGGGGTTCAAAACTCAAATTGCAGAGAACTCTTGCATGCAGTAGAGTAGGGCCAGTCAAATTTGAAATACTTAAGCATGTTTGCTTGCCTGTTCCTTCTAGGTAGGGGTCTGTAGTGCATCTAGTAGGCCACGGTAGTGCCCTAAAGGATTTATTTTAAAAGCCTATGTTATCTAGATGGGATATAAACTTGTAATGAAACATGTCCCACCCTAGCATATGCCATAGAGAGCAgtttgcaatgtatttttattgtatcaAATACAATGGTTTTCATGGAAAGTAGACATGGTGCTCTAATAGGGAGTGGATCCcaaaataatgttaatgttaaagGGAGAGTTTGGTGTAAATTCATCCATAGccctgttggtgaaggtcaCATTTGGCTGTCCAGAGTCAAATTAGTTAGTAACCATCATCCAGGTCAACCTAATGGATCATCATTATGGCATTTAATGAGTAATAGGAATTTTTGACAGTTGCTGTTAAAATGAGGGtgcattgaaaaaaaggaaatcaTGGTTTGATAGTGAAGCTGATTATGTTTCCTCTTCCTGTATTTTTAAAGCTGCTGATGTTGATGAAGGGGTTTTAAAAACCCTCTCTCGGGAGGATCTTTTGGATCTTCTTCCTGGACCACAGAACTTTCTGCGAAGAAAGAAGTTGTGGGATCACATTCATCCAAAGGTAAATGTCCACATATGTGGCTAAAGAGAACCTGGCTGTTCAAGGTCTGTAGGATAATTGGCAAAACTAAAAGAGGATAAACAGTTATTACTGGCAAAGTGTAGATTGTTTTTCTGGCAAAGGGTTTTTCTGACACCACACTGTAACCCTTAATAGCAAATTTGATTTAATTGCAGGAACAGAGTGAGAATGCAGTGAGAGAAGCCATTGATCAGCCATCCATGTTGCCAAGCCAGCCATCCACACATGCCATGTTACCAAGCCTGCCAAGCCAGTCATCCACAAGTGCCATGTGGCCAAGCCCGCCACGGACCTCCACCCCCAAAAGCCATCACCAGAAAACCGTAAAAATGCCGGACCCTCCTGAGTATGTGGTATACACCGATTCAGAACTTGACTTGGTTCGGAGCCAGTATTTTGAACTGCTACGCAGTGGGAAAGGGTCACAGTGCAAGATGTCTAAAGACCTATTTTGCAGACTGATAAGGAACACTGTAACCAGCATGGTGGCTATCCTCCGTGCCAGTAGTTCGTGTCATGAACAGATGTACCCTTCAAAAAGGGAAATTCAGGCAGTGGCTGAGAAGATTGTTGATTATTACCCTATGCTGCAAGACTCATCAAACACGCCTTATGTAAGTGCCTTTTCTATTTCAAATAATGTAGTGGGTTAGGCTGTGGAGTAATGACTCAAACATTTCTTTCCTACAGCTGACTGTGTACTCTAAAATGTATAAGCGTATCCAAAACATCAAGTCCCCAAGAAAAAGGCAAGGACGAATGCCACAACGGGGGGTACCTAAGAAGAGGTCTCTCCTTGAGTCAAGTCTTGAAGATGACAGTGATGCTTCAACCAATTTGTCGGTTGCTTCAACAGTAATTCTGCCGGACAGCGATGATAACGATGCTGAGCTAAGCCAAGGTATGCCAATGGAGAAGTAAATGAGTGCTAAAATATTCCACCACAATACGATTTTGTTTGTAAAGACCCGTTATCATGAACccattttaactttttttaaagCCTTTCTAGGGGCATGAATAAATGTCCTTGTATTTGACCTTTTCTTTGGTGTTGTATGTTAAGACCAGGACAGCCGCAAAACACAAGCAAGGCACTATCAGACATTGCAGACCATGTACAGCAAACCTAAGTCTAAGCCAAATGGAAGTGATGTTGCTCAGATTTTGGACTTGGAGTTCGAGGCCAGACGGGCCTTTATTGATTCTGATGCAACAAAGGAAGAAGACAAGGCAGCCAAGATTATGGATGCATATCCATGTTTTAGAGATCCCCGACATGTAAGTAATTTTGCACCTTCTAACATTTGAAGCAGACACTTCTGCCGTCTTCATGTCTGACAATTCTGGCGCAAAATGAACAAACCTAGGGTGTGTTAGTACATCAATATGAGTTCGAACGATTGCAGGGATTTGTTTTGACGGCATCTGAATGTAATTTGCCTTCAGCGTATGCCGCTAATTACCTCTGTGGGGGCAGCGGGTAAAGTAAAAAGAAATCGCTATTTCTATACAATTAACAagaaatagcgatttagtttgtTTTTACCCAGTGTCCCCACAGCTAGAATTAGGAGGTAATTAGCGGTATTTTAGTTAAATCCAGATGCCATAAAAACAAATCCCTGCAATTGTTCAAACTCGTAATGATATACCAACAAACCCTAGGTGAATTTTGCGCTGGAATTGTCCTTTAGCTGTTTTCCATTGATCACAGCACAGACACCAAGTTTGTATATTTGCTGTATGCCGAATTTTGTCTTGTAGGCAGTTGACGAGCTTGGGCGTATCCTTGGTGGCGCCAACAGTAAATACATTGACGATACCAAGAAAAGATGGCAGACCTTCTGTACCAATGTCCAATTCTATGGTCTGTGGAAGAAGGTCCTAAAACCCCCCATTCCTGTGGATATGGCTGGAGGtatgttctgtattataatCTGCATTGTAATCTATCAAATCATGTGCAGAATATGTGCATAGTGTATCTGACATATGGACTGGAAACCGGTCTATTCCATGCTGTTCTCTTTATGTGGTAACAGTTGGACCAAGGGGTCATGCCCGGTCTCTACAGATTCATCTGTTCCCATATAAAGTGAATGGAAAGAGGAGGCAAACGACATTTTGCCGTTCATGTATGCTGTTTACTGAAGTAACTTTTATGTGATAAATTTGCTATGTCGAATGTTAAAGTTCTATGAAGTAGAGTATTATTGTAAGGTTCAATGCATAATGAGTTTTCTCTTGTTCTGACATTGCTTCCACCCAGCGGATTTCACCATTGCCCTTCTGAAGGCATTACCATCCCTCTtcccatcaccaacaccaccaccaaaacGTCTCGGAGGAGCCAGTGAAGCATTAATTCATGTCCTTGAGGTGAGAACTAGGTTGTGTAGTGTCCACATTGTTTTTACTCTATTATGCTCCACATCCTGACTTTTTTCACATTTGGTCAATCTGTAGGAAAATGAGGATCCCAACAAGTACCTTGAGAAACGCCAACTGTCCTCCCCAGTCCTTCTATACGACGGCAGTACCTGCATTCTCGCAATTGGCAACTCCCCTGTGAGTACCCTGGAAGATGTCTTCAATGGTATGCTTTCATTGATGGCCTACTACTACACCCTTCACTTGACCTATCCGAAGTTTGTTTCCACACTTGTCTGTAATTCAGACTGAGGTGCTTCATGATGCAATTCATGATCGGGATGCCACAACGGCGTACAAGAAGGCTATGAATGAATGGAAGTCGTTTGTTAAGAATTAGATCAAGCCATGCTTAAATTTCTCCTGTAATATCCAAATACAGAAAAACATTGGTTGTTCATAAAAATGTTGCTTCTGCAAAAATATTTGTTCCCTTTGTAACCTTCAGTTTGAACAGGTTAAAATAATTTCACGGGGGGGGTTAACGTTTGTTTGCAGTTTCTTTTTATGCAATATCCTGCTCTTGATTGCACATTGCTAGCATTTATTATGCGTGTGCTGAATTTATTCACAGGAAagtatttaaaggtcccatgacatgccatcAGGTGTggtgggattagccgttacagATGGAAAGCCAACCCCGACAGAAAACGACCTAATTCACTCACGTATCaacttcattacgccgtaaaaaacgctgtaaaatgtagaaaaactgttttttacgccgtcatgcgcaaaaaatgcgccgctttttacgccgcaatgaAGTCCTTTAAGAGCgtgcgtaaaatacggcgtctctagtatgctaataatctctgcccttcttttctctcagccaatgcatttgtagtgtttgcgcccaatcgctgatcAAGACTAGCAGaccaaatgcattggctgagagagccGTTTAGAGGGCGGTTTGATGCTCTAAACTGCGTTTTTTACGCATGCTCTTGAAGGACTTCATTGCGGCGTAAATTACAGCGCATCTTTTGCGCTTGACTGCGTAaaaaacactgttattttttacgttttttttacggcgtaatgaaggtgatacgtgaCGGCATGAGGTCGATTTCTGTCGGGGTTGGCTTGCCAtagttacaagccgttttggaaatcagcaccttatgacatcacacgggtgggcgtgtccaccagatgtgtgctggatagatcagtctaccagcctacctagtggactgtagcaaacgttggaCATCTATccttctaggtggacacacccacctgtgttgtcataaggggcagatttccaaaacggcttgtaacggctaatcacaccacaccggttggcatgtcatgggacctgtaaaaaaaaattatatcttTATGCAATATTATTTAGAGAAGTCCACTACAATTCATCTAAATTATACCAATTAATCtaaattatatattgtataccaTTCTATGAGCCAAAATGTTGCTGGCTTATTTgatatttgtacatttgtttCATTTGTATATTTGGCATATTTGTTGGGTCCAGTTGAACTTCCCTGTGGAAGCTAAGTGACTCATTGAAAATCTTTTACACATTGACTGACTTTTATTTCAATGCAATTCACATTGGCGAGAAATTAAAGCAATAACCTATGTACTGTTAATCCTGGTTTGTGGTGCCTTATTACACAgcacaacatttacattttagttGGTACACACTGGTTTTCCCCTATGATGTTACTTGAATGAATTTATTGGTCTGCTTTTTGGCACATGCTCTCTTCCTGGATAACTGCCTTTATTTTAAGATCAGGAAACTTGTTTCCAGTAACTACTATACTAATTGTGTTGACAATGTAAGACTGATTTCAAGTACTTCTATCTAGAATTTAACATCTGTGAACTTGTTTTCAGGCCATAAACACTATCCAGAGACTGGTTATAAGTATTTTTATCTAGAATTTAGCATATGTGAACTTAATATTAGACCAAGGATACTAATCAGAGACTGGTTATAAGTATAATTATCTAGAATTTAGAATCTGTGAACTTATTATTAGACCAAGGATACTAATCAGAGACTGGTTATAAGTATAATTATCTAGAATTGAGCATCTGTGAACTTATTCTTAGACCAAGGATACTAATCAGAGACTGGTTATAAGTATAATTATCTAGAATTTAGCATTTGTGAACTTAATATTAGACCAAGGATACTAGACAGAGACTGGTTATAAGTATAATTATCTAGAATTTAGCATTTGTGAACTTAATATTAGACCAAGGATACTAGACAGAGACTGGTTATAAGTATAATTATCTAGAATTTAGCATTTGTGAACTTAATATTAGACCAAGGATACTAGACAGAGACTGGTTATAAGTATAATTATCTAGAATTTAGCATTTGTGAACTTAATATTAGACCAATGATACTAGACAGAGACTGGTTATAAGTATAATTATCTAGAATTTAGCATCTGTGAACTTATTATTAGACCAAGAACACTTACCAGAGTCTGCTTAATTCTAGTCTAGAGGCAGCTTATTTTAAGACAACTTGTCAAGAAAAGTTATCTTGCTGCATGGACAGATAATTTCACTACTTTTAAGCCATTTTCTGATAGATTTGAGTGTTTATATCTTAAAATTTGACCACGCTTTTTTGCAGTGTAGCCACTGGTAAATCATAATGTGCCTTTAAACTACACAAGAAGGATAGAATTTGAGCAATTGAGATATTGAGTCTCTTAATTAGACTTGACTATTCGAATTTCTATCTtgacaacacagtctcactccaagaacgtcaaataccgacgcTTGGCAAAGGCAgtttagcgtcggtgactgacgggaaagcatgaaggtattattgtagcaaaagtctttagcacctgtaactgcagaagttgaatgcgtacactaaagtcacagtacatttgaagtcgtatgtatttattttgcatgtgtactctaaagtcagaaatgtgtaacagtacatttgaagttgtaaatatttttttctaccattgtaaacacaaaatagggtctacgagtacgcaaatctgtgttacaggtgcacaaatccttttgctacaatcattgcagcgcagttggtgcaaaacacatttgcacacccgtgtttcataatctgagaacatgcccaaaatgtgtgcattcgcaaacccaaatttgaactaatgcatcagaagttgcacatctgtgaaaacaaataacacaaataaaaatgataaagaacgctatgttgattcagcattttaatgagcgaccACAAGTCCCTCGTTACAACTTCTcaaatctgctcctgcaagtctcagctgtgggttttttggcaggtagttttgcaacatgtctaggtggtaaatgtgtagcaaaagtattcatATCCTTAGATgccagagcgtccgtgggcaggacaaaatagttccgcccataatttcctaatccaatgaaagtcgccggcagggatgcatttctcagattacactgggacccaccgcgtgccagccatggacctataaagatcgcagcatactCTGCGCAGGATACATtcctttctggagaagtgaagagggcgtcccactgaacggaggtgggtatcctacatgttatgttaaatgaaatgacttagttcaagtgaattgcCCCCAAAGTATTGCATGAACATGCCACAAATGTCCTTCAATGTGTTTTAATGGTCGCCATAACATAAGTTCAGAAATGTCTTGGATACTGCAACGCCTGTGTGAAGTTGCCCTAAAAAAGATTGAAAAAATAGTTTGAATCCCCTTCCCCATCGCCCAAATGATGTTTTAAGCGCTGGTTTGAACCGGTAAAATTACAATTTGCTACGCGATCACCAGATAGATAGGCTAGTGGTAGTCATGCTTGTCCATTGAGCACATTTGCGgcatgttaatgcaatacttACTTACTACATACTTAATAATAtaccagccttttcgagataggtATGCTAaattgtttacacacatttcccggggtcccgagaacgacatatccgagattgtGTGTGgggatcccagttaggccccagaataaggtattcaaatttcagtgcggtaggaccttcctatctcaaaaactgcttttccaccacattctcaACCACtgggtcttgcaggcaacacttctgaggggctctGTCCAAataacagtccatttgggaaaagcttttttctctaagggagagaactccaaatctcggatatgtcgttctctggaccccgggaaatgtgtgtaaacattttagcatccctagctatctcgaaaaggccggggAAGGGGAGTGGGAAGGGGCGTGGCCTCCAACAGTAAAGTAAATGCACATTaaacagaggttagtttctagtccccattttttgtgggatggaggtgtatatttgtggcttaatgtgtgtagacacagctggcccgtagccacgtttttgaagttcggggtcaaaaggagccggcggcacgccgcttatgagataacaaaaagttaatatGCATTTCTCTCATAATTTTGTCATGATTAAAgtgaggcctgattctcagatatgcatgttgggtGTAGGTCTgtgaagaacttcaggccaaaatcttgcaagcgagccgctgggtgaggtgcaacgagatggagcacctGCTGAGTCATTTCTCGTAGGGCTGGAGCCCCCAAGTTGATAATGATATATGTCCTTTTAGACACCCTTTGATATAAAAGAGATcccaggtctatagcttacttgtcccaggtctatagcttacATTAACGGACAACAATGTCCGTTAATGTCcttcacctattgcatcacttcctttttgatcattgtagtatatgATAGTATTATATGATAGTATATGTGGTGGTGGTATATGATACCACCACCAAATAGGAAGCACACTCAAGAGGacgaatgacctctcacacatatttaattaattgtttaaaataacactgcctcgttaaatcaatgagcttggtgttttgctttcaagaatAGGTTATAGGCTGCAAAATCGGTCCATGCCCGtctctcagagtgacgtaaCAAGCCACCAGACATTGGAATATCTATCTATTTTCTAACcagcggaccctagtttacgacaaaaacaacacaattgacggcagctcctttgccgcccTTAACCAACGTGGCTTGGAGCCATGTAAGGAACAGAGGGGGCTGGCAAGGCAACCACGAGTCACGTGACGTGGACGCCCATTTAAAAGAAAAGACCAAAAAACGTTGGCATGTCACATGTTTAAAGccgttattgtatttaattaattaaatattaatagatctgtatctgaccattgaccatcAACTCGGGAAttctatgaatgaaattcatattgacatatggcactatatccctatactcccatcttgaatttaatcGACCATTCTCGTTGCTTAGAGGAAGACTGGTGGTATCcgtatataatacatatataaataaataggcctatatgtatttatttattacacatctcttcacaatgctgtggaacgctccgttcacttgcatgggccatCCCAACTTCCAGCCGTGAATTATCTTTTCCTTCAGGGcttaaagttttttttaaagttaaagtgatttaaacggcatgcgagctgctggtttcagcgtccatagcaaccatCATAGCAACCATGTCATTATAATTATGTGGAGACCTGAAATATCTTTCTTCATAACtaccaaaccaaacatccttcacattcaccgatcgaagattatgaaagtaaaatgcatatttctcgctaaaaatgtttaggTAAAGacttttaatggcgtaactatgctaaaatatcatatattccacccagaataaaaagtatgtccgccattttcacagaaagaAATATCCTAAAAAccatccaataggaaagatgctcagcgtctattagagacgtagtcGGGTTAATACAGGAGTAAATGGGCTGCTGGAGCACCCCCTTTCCGTCTGCAGAAGAAGCCGACCTTTCCCGTCACCGACCGACGgcaaagggtacctttcccgtcagccACTGACGCTAAAGTGCCTTTGCCAACCCTGGGTATTTGAcattctcggagtgagactgtgttgatcTTGAAGTAAGATTATTAACTAGCAAAAGGTCTCTTAAAATAAGAATTTTATTCTCTTTAGCTGACTTTAAGAATTAATACCTTGAagttattttaataattaacCAAAAAAGTTCAAAACAAGACACAATATCTTAAAGGTCCAATGGCATGCTACTGTCTCCTGCCGTagccccgctgccgaggcagcGACAAGGATCCACCGCCCTGCAATGGTGGTGCcttggcagcgggcagcgctgAGGCACCAACGCCTCGCATATTATAcaaagatatctatatcatatattacatattatcatgtccaaaagctgtgtgcgcctccagacgatagtatgaatctcaaacgactgcgtcaggttctctgacgtctctggttcttccacttccacatcaatctgaagtagactgaaccatgacatggaggagaagagaatTGTTGACCACGATTGTGCCGGagccctgctgcccgctgccgaggcaccaccgtcTCGGAAGCGGGCagtgccgaggcggtggtgcatCGCgacagcgggcagcaggcagcaggcagcaggcagcgggaCTCctgcgggagacaatcgcgggcaacaatccctttctcctccatgtcgcagttcatgtacttcagggagtcaaagccaaagttcctttccaccaattccttctccaccatggctgagataacccccactacgagtctcgttgtggaaataccagacacgtcagagaacccgacgtgttatgcgccataacacccacagcagaacggttatccaaacaACAAAGAACTGTACaacagtcgtagctcattgtctcattggcgggccaaattctctaggcgggcaaagcagagaaggggaggggacgTCCCtgtatgacgacatatggggaaGAATTCCAAATCGGCTtttctgagctttgttttttcaatggcagagcaggatacctagtgcttgttttacacctaacgccatttaTAGCTACTgtgggaccataggcaggctaggggaactcatatatTTATCTTAGAAATCCTGATAAAGGGAAATTGTCATGCTTTGAATAATTGTCACCTTTATATAGCTCGATTTTATTATTCCAGTGTAACAAACATATTCTGATGCACAAAGACTGCCTTTTATGAGTTTGGGCCCCTGCTCTTCTTATATTTTCATGTCCATGAATATAGGCCAACTAATGCATGgtagagaacagagagagtcCAACAGAGGATGCAGTGGAGAACGTAGAGCAACCAACGGAGGTTGCAATGGTGGTGTAAAATGTAACGTGACTAACGTAGGATGCAACGGTGGAGAACAGAGAGCAACCCTCTCCTGATTTTGTCATCCCAGAGCATTTTGGTGCTCCGTCAAATGTTATAAAATTCATTTAGTGGGCAACACAGAACAGTCTAATACCTTTTTCCAAATAAGTCAAACTGTATTGTCATGTTTGTATTGTCATCTTTTCTATAATGACAATTAatgaattattttttataaattgtcATTTCTTAAGATTCTTCAATTAAGAAGTTGTGCAAGTGGTCTCAAAGGAACATAATCGTGTTCCTTTGCTGGGATAATTTGCAAAAGATGTCCGTTCCATGTAACTAGTTAAATTGAGCTGAAATTAGCTTAATAAATCTTATTATGAAAAAATAATTCTTATGTGAAAAATGCTTGGCAAGATTCTTCTTTTTAGTTTTCTATTGTTAGCCTATCAGTGGAACGTAGGGTGCTCATGAATGTGAAATGACTGAGTTTCTGATTCCAGTTTTTCCAGCTTttcagaatctctctctctctctctctctctctctctctctctctctctctctctctctctctctctctctctctctctctctctctctctctctctctctctctctctctctctctctctctctctctctctctctctttgcctcagATATGTCTTGGCTCTACAGGTCATCAGCAGTGTCCCATCTACATTGGGCCAGGGTCCATTAGCATGCGATGGATCCTCTTTGCGTGTGGAGGAACTCCGGAGACTCCCACCAGGGGAAGCAGTACAACAAAGGGAAAATGATAAAGTCACAACACATTGTGCCTTGATGTGGATTGTATGAACGAGGGAGGGAGCCTGCTGCAGCAGtatggtgggggaggtgggttgtggtggtggtgggttgaATGATGCAGAGCCATCTCTGCCACACCGTTTTCCAATGAAAAAATCACTTGAGCTCCTGGCACCTTTGCAGAAAATTTTATTCTTCCCTCCTTTTTTCCGCTCTCTCTAGAATCACCCCATTATTTTACtcacagaagacacacacacacacacacacacacacacacacacacacacacactaacagaggCACGTATCAACCCACAGCCGAGCACTCCTGCCCACGGTGTACTCTGCTTGCCTTTCTCCTTGaggaccttgtgtgtgtgcaccatcaATTTTGGATGTGCTGGCGTCCATTCTGCCATAAGCCTGTTACCTTCCCATTAGACCCAGTGAGGAAGCATCATCTGACATGACAACTGCTGTACCCACAGAGCTCCCCTTTATTGACACCTTTAAAGATGGGCAGCTGGATTTTTGTCACCCTTTTTTGATAAGACCAACGTCAAATTGAAGCCTGCAGACCCTCCTGATCACGCAATCTCACATCCTGTTCCGCTACAGGAGTCAGGCATGATCTCTAGCCACCTACATTGAttttagagacagacagaatccctcagccaatcagcgtgacAAAACATGCAACGCCATCCTGGTGTGGTGTTTAGAAgggcaaaaacatattttccgcCAAGAAACTCCTCTAGTGCACAATCTTGTTATGCAAGAACTTATGGCTGTTTTTACTCAACCTATGTTAATGTTACCGCCACTGCTTTGCGAGACGCCGTTACGCCGTTACAGCGGCATTACAGGCTGCTGGCGGCAGCCTGTAATGTACGTCATCCACTAGGACGTAGGTCCCTGATAGGCCCCGAATACATTGTAATCTCAGGAAATCGACGATAGCAGCCAGAGGTCTGGACTGAACCATGTAGAGAAACAGAATGTCAGGTGATTAGGATGGTCTCCAGGCTAGTCATGCTCTG harbors:
- the LOC130405713 gene encoding uncharacterized protein LOC130405713; amino-acid sequence: MDDLDVTTLSVLQAADVDEGVLKTLSREDLLDLLPGPQNFLRRKKLWDHIHPKEQSENAVREAIDQPSMLPSQPSTHAMLPSLPSQSSTSAMWPSPPRTSTPKSHHQKTVKMPDPPEYVVYTDSELDLVRSQYFELLRSGKGSQCKMSKDLFCRLIRNTVTSMVAILRASSSCHEQMYPSKREIQAVAEKIVDYYPMLQDSSNTPYLTVYSKMYKRIQNIKSPRKRQGRMPQRGVPKKRSLLESSLEDDSDASTNLSVASTVILPDSDDNDAELSQDQDSRKTQARHYQTLQTMYSKPKSKPNGSDVAQILDLEFEARRAFIDSDATKEEDKAAKIMDAYPCFRDPRHAVDELGRILGGANSKYIDDTKKRWQTFCTNVQFYGLWKKVLKPPIPVDMAGADFTIALLKALPSLFPSPTPPPKRLGGASEALIHVLEENEDPNKYLEKRQLSSPVLLYDGSTCILAIGNSPVSTLEDVFNGMLSLMAYYYTLHLTYPKFVSTLMCPYGHTVWKWASQPTLKYGMLVGDFMLATNILLSGNNFAKISLLFKFMRMGMVDTSSFFRIQDSYCVDTVKEFWSDGRMDSPGFCAQYCTYSVMENESKQIICMVNIDKRVIMEKEGFMQAFDTLRQDLSIAEICTDAHSNIRPL